From the Candidatus Methylomirabilota bacterium genome, one window contains:
- a CDS encoding HlyD family secretion protein, translating into MNGIPDQRRRVIIGAASVIALAGILYGGWAWWHSRGHVSTDDAYVEGAVTVVSSKVMGNVAELLVQDNQLVKAGDLLVRVDARDFRAKRDQAAAAVAVAEAAAVSLRAELPMTRGVTQAQGDEARGALEGARAGESASLAAVEEAKAKVESMRAAAAAAAAEAAGAKATASQAVREMDRQKKLVQAGLVALRDYEQAESAEAAARATMEATERRKTQAERAVQQTEAELASKVLGIQQARQRVAELKGSLARAESQRHQVPMKEADIIRADAALAQARADLAFAELQLQHTEIRSPVNGVVSRRTVELGQIAQMGQPLLAIVPLHEVWILANFKETQLARIRPGMRAEISVDTFSDRVLHGTVDSLAAGTGARFSLLPPENATGNWVKVVQRLPVKIRLDPGQISNPHTLRAGMSAVVTVKTR; encoded by the coding sequence GTGAACGGCATACCCGACCAACGGCGGCGGGTCATCATCGGCGCCGCCTCTGTCATTGCCCTGGCCGGCATTCTCTACGGCGGATGGGCCTGGTGGCATTCGCGCGGTCACGTGTCGACCGACGATGCCTATGTCGAGGGCGCCGTCACCGTCGTCAGCTCCAAGGTCATGGGCAATGTCGCCGAGCTCCTCGTCCAGGACAATCAGCTCGTCAAGGCGGGTGACCTGCTCGTGCGCGTGGATGCGCGCGACTTCCGCGCCAAGCGTGATCAGGCGGCGGCGGCCGTCGCGGTGGCCGAGGCGGCCGCGGTGAGCCTGCGCGCGGAGCTGCCCATGACCCGCGGGGTGACCCAGGCGCAGGGTGACGAGGCGCGCGGGGCTCTCGAGGGCGCGCGCGCGGGGGAGTCAGCCAGCCTGGCCGCCGTCGAAGAGGCCAAGGCCAAGGTGGAGTCGATGCGCGCGGCGGCGGCGGCGGCGGCCGCGGAGGCGGCCGGGGCCAAGGCCACGGCCAGCCAGGCCGTCCGGGAAATGGACCGGCAGAAGAAGCTGGTCCAGGCCGGGCTGGTGGCCCTGCGCGACTACGAGCAGGCCGAATCTGCCGAGGCCGCGGCGCGCGCGACCATGGAGGCGACCGAGCGGCGGAAAACTCAGGCCGAGCGCGCGGTGCAGCAGACCGAGGCCGAGCTCGCCTCCAAGGTGCTCGGGATCCAGCAGGCGCGGCAGCGGGTGGCCGAGCTCAAAGGCTCGCTCGCCAGGGCCGAGAGCCAGCGCCACCAGGTGCCCATGAAGGAGGCCGACATCATCCGCGCGGACGCGGCGCTGGCCCAGGCGCGGGCTGATCTCGCCTTCGCCGAGCTCCAGCTCCAGCACACCGAGATCCGGTCCCCCGTGAACGGCGTCGTCTCCCGGCGCACGGTCGAGCTGGGGCAGATCGCCCAGATGGGACAGCCGCTCCTGGCCATCGTGCCGCTGCATGAGGTCTGGATCCTGGCGAACTTCAAGGAGACGCAGCTCGCCCGGATCCGGCCCGGCATGCGCGCCGAGATCAGCGTGGATACCTTTTCCGACCGCGTCTTGCATGGCACGGTGGACTCGCTCGCCGCGGGCACGGGCGCGCGCTTCTCGCTGCTGCCCCCCGAGAACGCCACGGGCAACTGGGTCAAGGTGGTCCAGCGCCTGCCCGTGAAGATCCGGCTCGATCCCGGTCAGATCAGCAATCCCCACACGCTGCGCGCGGGCATGTCCGCCGTGGTGACCGTGAAGACCCGCTAG
- a CDS encoding DHA2 family efflux MFS transporter permease subunit: MTAAAAGDFSGAQKWLITLSAMLVTVMQVLDTSVTNVVLPHMQGALSAGVEEVTWVITSYLAANAIVIPATGWLAGYIGRRRFFLICTTIFTISSFLSGLAPNLTFLIIARIFQGLGGGPLIPLSQAILWEIFPLGQRGLAMAVWGIGIMMGPIFGPTLGGWIADNWSWRWIFYVNLPIGFLGFIMVSTFLFDPPYLKKPGRIDALGLVLMVVGFGCLQLVLDRGEHEDWFDSPLIVTLSVVAVVAVVGFIIRELTAREPILDLGVFRDRNFATGSTLVMLVGLGLYSSMLLVALYTQKLLAYDAWNSGAVLGPGGVGNLISLIIAGRLVTRMDQRILVAAGCLINAVSLYMMAHLTLTMDYWSLVVPRFIQGFGLGFIFVPLVTLTLATIDRHKLGNATSAFNVLRNLGGSVGVALATTFLVRRSQQHQSTLGANVNAWDPETAARLKQWTLHFASRGSDSFTAERQATAMLYHDIVGQAQVLAYADDFWLLAVLFTVLPLAVLLMRRVRTPAATPKEDEEGSGRVEPLPAAE, translated from the coding sequence ATGACGGCGGCGGCCGCCGGAGACTTCTCCGGAGCGCAGAAGTGGCTCATCACGCTCTCCGCCATGCTGGTCACGGTCATGCAGGTCCTCGACACCAGCGTCACCAACGTGGTGCTTCCTCACATGCAGGGGGCGCTGTCCGCCGGCGTCGAGGAGGTGACCTGGGTCATCACCTCCTACCTGGCCGCCAACGCCATCGTGATTCCCGCCACGGGATGGCTCGCCGGCTATATCGGGCGCCGCCGCTTCTTCCTCATCTGCACCACGATCTTCACGATCAGCTCCTTTCTCTCGGGGCTGGCGCCCAACCTGACCTTTCTCATCATCGCCCGCATCTTCCAGGGACTCGGCGGCGGCCCCTTGATCCCGCTCTCGCAGGCCATCCTCTGGGAGATCTTCCCGCTGGGTCAGCGCGGCCTCGCCATGGCCGTGTGGGGCATCGGCATCATGATGGGCCCCATCTTCGGGCCGACCCTGGGAGGCTGGATCGCGGACAACTGGTCCTGGCGCTGGATCTTCTACGTCAACCTGCCCATCGGGTTCCTCGGTTTCATCATGGTCAGCACCTTCCTCTTCGACCCGCCCTATCTGAAGAAGCCGGGGCGCATCGATGCCCTCGGGCTCGTGCTCATGGTGGTGGGATTCGGCTGTCTCCAGCTCGTGCTTGATCGCGGCGAGCACGAGGACTGGTTCGACTCTCCGCTCATCGTGACGCTCTCGGTGGTGGCCGTGGTCGCCGTGGTCGGCTTCATCATCCGGGAGCTCACGGCCCGCGAGCCCATCCTGGATCTGGGCGTCTTTCGCGACCGGAACTTTGCCACGGGCTCGACGCTCGTCATGCTGGTAGGGCTCGGGCTCTACTCGAGCATGCTCCTGGTCGCTCTCTACACACAGAAGCTCCTCGCCTATGACGCGTGGAACTCCGGGGCCGTCCTGGGGCCGGGAGGGGTGGGCAATCTCATCTCGCTGATCATCGCCGGCCGCCTGGTGACGCGGATGGATCAGCGCATTCTGGTCGCGGCCGGATGTCTGATCAATGCGGTCAGCCTCTACATGATGGCCCATCTCACCCTGACCATGGATTACTGGTCGCTCGTCGTGCCGCGCTTCATCCAGGGCTTCGGGCTCGGCTTCATCTTCGTGCCGCTGGTGACCTTGACCCTGGCCACCATCGATCGCCACAAGCTCGGCAATGCCACCTCCGCCTTCAACGTCCTCCGGAATCTGGGCGGGAGCGTGGGGGTGGCCCTCGCCACCACCTTCCTGGTCCGTCGCAGTCAGCAGCACCAGTCCACCCTGGGCGCCAACGTCAACGCGTGGGACCCGGAGACGGCGGCCCGCCTCAAGCAGTGGACGCTGCACTTTGCCTCGCGCGGATCCGATAGCTTCACCGCCGAGCGGCAGGCCACCGCCATGCTCTACCACGACATCGTGGGCCAGGCGCAGGTGCTGGCCTATGCCGATGATTTCTGGCTGCTCGCGGTGCTCTTTACCGTGCTGCCCCTGGCCGTCCTGCTCATGCGCCGTGTGCGCACGCCCGCGGCCACGCCCAAAGAGGACGAGGAGGGCTCCGGGCGCGTCGAGCCGCTGCCCGCCGCCGAGTAG